Proteins from a single region of Theobroma cacao cultivar B97-61/B2 chromosome 10, Criollo_cocoa_genome_V2, whole genome shotgun sequence:
- the LOC18585759 gene encoding putative disease resistance RPP13-like protein 1 — MDGFVGGAFLSAFLQVLFDRMASREVIDFIRGKKLTDDLLKKLKILLISVDTVLNDAEEKQITGLTVKKWVDELKDAVYDTEDVMDEIATQALKCRVEAKSTSSISQIPLSYDSKLWHAWQ; from the exons ATGGATGGGTTTGTGGGTGGGGCTTTTCTTTCTGCTTTCCTCCAGGTGTTGTTTGATAGGATGGCTTCCCGTGAGGTTATTGACTTCATCCGGGGAAAGAAACTCACTGATGACTTATTGAAGAAGTTGAAGATACTTTTGATTTCTGTTGATACAGTTCTCAATGATGCTGAGGAGAAGCAAATTACCGGTTTGACAGTGAAGAAGTGGGTTGATGAGCTTAAAGATGCAGTTTATGATACAGAAGATGTGATGGATGAGATAGCTACTCAAGCACTCAAATGCAGAGTTGAAGCAAAGTCAACAAGCAGCATAAGTCAG ATTCCACTCAGTTATGATTCCAAACTTTGGCATGCATGGCAATGA
- the LOC18585761 gene encoding U3 small nucleolar ribonucleoprotein protein IMP4 — MLRRNIRLRREYLYRKSLEGKERLLYEKKRKIREALEEGKPIPTELRNEEATLRQEIDLEDDYTAIPKSHIDDEYANATERDPKILLTTSRDPSAPLVQFVKELKFVFPNAERMNRGNQVISEIIESCRAHDFTDVILVHEHRGVPDGLIISHLPFGPTAYFGLLNVVTRHDIKDKKAIGKMPEAYPHLILDNFGTKLGERTANILKHLFPVPKPDTKRIVTFANQSDYISFRHHIYEKHGGPKSVELKEIGPRFELRLYQIKLGTMDQSEAQIEWVIRPYMNTTKKRNFIGVDQKDDKRKH, encoded by the exons ATGTTGAGAAGAAACATAAGATTGAGAAGAGAGTATTTGTACAGGAAGAGCTTGGAAGGCAAAGAGCGGTTGCTTTATGAGAAGAAACGGAAGATCAGAGAAGCTCTTGAGG AGGGAAAACCAATTCCAACTGAGCTTCGAAATGAGGAGGCCACGCTTCGCCAAGAAATTGACCTTGAAGATGACTACACTGCCA TTCCCAAAAGTCATATTGATGATGAGTATGCAAATGCAACGGAACGAGATCCTAAGATTTTGCTGACGACGTCTCGGGATCCAAGTGCTCCTCTTGTACAGTTTGTTAAG GAATTGAAGTTTGTCTTTCCTAATGCAGAGCGAATGAATCGTGGTAACCAG GTTATATCTGAAATTATTGAAAGTTGCAGGGCACACGATTTTACAGATGTTATTTTGGTTCATGAACATCGTGGTGTGCCAGATGGTTTGATTATAAGTCATCTTCCTTTCGGTCCCACAGCATACTTTGGATTACTCAATGTG GTTACAAGACATGACATTAAGGACAAGAAAGCCATTGGAAAAATGCCTGAGGCCTATCCACATTTGATTCTTGACAATTTTGGAACCAAG CTGGGTGAGAGGACAGCAAATATTCTAAAGCATCTGTTCCCTGTCCCAAAGCCTGATACAAAACGTATTGTGACTTTTGCTAATCAGTCTGACTATATTTCATTCAG GCATCACATATATGAGAAGCATGGAGGTCCTAAATCAGTTGAGCTGAAGGAGATTGGTCCTAGGTTCGAATTGCGGCTTTATCAG ATAAAATTAGGAACAATGGACCAGAGTGAGGCTCAGATCGAATGGGTTATTAGGCCTTACATGAACACAACCAAGAAACGCAACTTCATTGGAGTTGACCAAAAGgatgataaaagaaaacattga
- the LOC18585758 gene encoding xanthoxin dehydrogenase: protein MATSSTLDSSDSSLPSQRLVGKVALVTGGASGIGESIVRLFHKHGAKVCIVDVQDNLGQKVCESLGDAPNVCFFHCDVTIEEEVRSAVDFAVEKFGTLDIMVNNAGLSGPPYHDIRNYDLSDFQKVMDVNVKGVFLGMKHAARIMIPHEKGSIVSVCSVAGVIGGLGPHAYTGSKHAVLGLNRNVAAELGKYGIRVNCVSPYGVPTGLSLRHLPEDERTEDALVGFRAFVAKSANLNGVDLTADHVANAVLFLASDEAGYISGDNLMVDGGFTCVNHSMRVFR from the exons ATGGCTACTAGCAGCACCCTTGACTCCAGTGATTCATCACTGCCCAGCCAAAG ATTAGTAGGGAAAGTGGCGTTGGTTACTGGTGGAGCATCTGGCATTGGTGAGAGCATTGTGCGACTATTTCACAAGCATGGTGCCAAAGTCTGTATAGTCGATGTGCAAGACAATCTTGGCCAGAAAGTCTGTGAATCCCTTGGTGATGCCCCAAATGTTTGCTTTTTCCATTGTGATGTGACAATAGAAGAAGAAGTTCGCTCTGCAGTTGACTTTGCAGTCGAAAAGTTTGGGACGCTCGATATTATGGTCAACAACGCTGGATTATCAGGTCCACCATATCATGATATCCGTAACTATGATTTATCAGATTTCCAGAAGGTGATGGATGTGAATGTGAAGGGTGTTTTCCTGGGAATGAAGCATGCTGCTAGGATTATGATCCCTCATGAAAAGGGTTCCATCGTTTCTGTCTGTAGTGTTGCTGGTGTGATTGGGGGTCTAGGACCACATGCATATACAGGGTCCAAACATGCTGTTTTAGGCCTTAACAGGAATGTTGCAGCTGAGCTAGGAAAATATGGGATACGTGTGAATTGCGTTTCACCGTATGGAGTTCCAACGGGCTTGTCTTTACGTCACTTGCCTGAGGATGAAAGAACCGAAGATGCCCTAGTCGGTTTTCGTGCTTTTGTTGCCAAATCTGCTAACTTGAATGGGGTGGACTTGACTGCTGACCATGTGGCGAATGCTGTTCTCTTCTTAGCTAGTGATGAAGCTGGATACATAAGTGGAGACAATCTGATGGTAGATGGTGGCTTTACATGTGTGAACCACTCAATGCGTGTCTTTCGATGA